The Erythrobacter sp. genome segment GGTTCCTTCCGGTGGTGTGTGGGGAGGAGCCTAGGCGCGATTGCGGGCGGGGGATTTGCTTTGGGTCAAGGATGGGGGAGGGGAAAGGGGTGTTACCGAAGACAGGCCCACCCCTAACCGCTGGGGCTTCGCCCCCTCTTCGAGTCCCCGCCAGCGGGAGGGGGACCTGAACTCCCCTCCCGCTGGCGGGAGGGGCCGGGGGTGGGAACGACAGCCCTAGCGATAGAAGCACCAAAAACCCCTTGCCAACAAAACAAACCAAGAACATCATTCCCAATATGACCGACTGGGAACCCCGCGACACGCAGCGCGCCCGCGCCCTGCGCAGCGCCGCCACTCCGGCAGAGCGCGCCCTGTGGCGACACCTCTCCCGCCGCCAGACCGGTGGCGCAAAATTCTCCCGTCAGTTGCCAGTAGGCCGCTACTACGCCGATTTCCTCTGCCGCGAACTGGCGCTGGTGGTGGAGTGCGACGGCTTCAGCCACGACCTGCGCCCCGAACACGATGCCCACCGCGACGCCTTCATGCGCCGCGCCGGTTACACCGTGCTGCGCTTCGCCAATGCCGACGTGCTGGGGAATACCGAGGGGGTGGTTTACATGATCGCCGCTGAGGTGGAGCGGTTGCGCTCGTTGCGAGGTCAGCGCTCCGTTTCAGACGGCTGTCAGGCCCACCCCCAGCCCCTCCCGCCAGCGGGAGGGGAGTAGAACGACAAGTCCCCCTCCCGCGGGCGGGGACTCGAAGAGGGGGCGGAGCTCCAGCGGTTAAGGGTGGGAACGACAACCCTCAGTGGGAACGACCACCCTCACGACAACGAACCCAAGAGCCCAACCCTACCGCCAAGGCTCACAAGCCACCCCATCCGCATCACCATCCATAGTCACCCGATAGCCCGGCTCGCCTTCATGGATCGGCGCCCTGCCCAGCGCGCGGACCTCGTCGCAGCCGGAATAGGTGACGCTGCCCTCGATCGCGGCGCGCTCTGCGGGGCTCATCATGGCCAGTTCGACCTTGCCGGCGGCGATCAACGTTCCGGCGAAGGCGATTGCGGCAGATGCTAAGTCAGCAAAAGCGTCAAAATATCATCAGTCTCGATCTGGAGGAGGGAGAATATCTCGCGGGTCCGATCGCTTTACATAGCCTTCATCAATCCGCGGTGGCGGAGGTGGAGGTGGTGGCGGGGGAGGAGGAGGAGGAGGAGGAGGCGATGGTGGTGGTGATTTCGGATCGGCCATCAGATTTCCCTCCGTATGCAACGATAGCAACAGCAGTAGTGCTCAAAGAAATGATAAATAGCAGATATGCCGCATTCTGACAACGGACTAGCCATTTTGAAAATTTTGGGTCGGAAGTTTTTACGCTCTTTTTTAAATAATATTCCTGCGCAATCTTAGCGCGACGCTTATATGCGATTCCAGATAAGTACTGCTCCCCCATCGCGGCAATGAGCGTTAACAAGAAACAGATCAGGCCAATGTAAAGAAGATAAGCCTCAGAAAAATCAGGGAATTTCCCTTCAACGCCGAAAATTAGCCCCGGCACTCCAAGAAGCGAAGCTGAGGTTATTTGGATTACCGTTGAGATTAGACTATCTTCTCTTGCTTCCCTCGCTGTTTCGTATTGGGAGCAATCCTCGCGCATCCACTGATGACGACGAGCTGCCTCAACGTGAGACAGCGGGTGCTCGCCGCGCTTCTTAGTCGCTAGCTTCCGATTTGCTCGACCTTCTGCGAGCCTTTTCCAATTGTCTGAGCGGTACGTGGGCAAATCTAAAAAACCCTATTGTACAACCAGCCCAAGCCGTAGAATAAGCTACAAACGAAGATTATTGCCGGAATAATCTGCTCAATTCCGGATGGGCCAAACGTAAATGGCCCCTTAATTCTTTTGTAGCAATCCCACTCGCGGGTGAACGGAGCGTAGGCAAGACTTTTCTCGATATCGTGGATAACGTCCCATTTCGCTTTGGCAAGCTGTTGATAAAATCGAACAGTTACAAACCAAATAGAAGATATTATGAGAAATGGGATTATTAAGTAGGAGAAGGAAAACCCGCGGTCAGATGCAAAAATAGCGACGCCCGCCGAGATCAATGCAGTAGAGGTAACCGAGACGCTCTGGCGTTTCGTTTCGGACGCGCAAGCAGTTTCGACTACGGTAGCATGCAGTGCTAGTAGCTGTTCAATTTCCGCAGTAGAGGTTCCAGATTCCGTCGATGACACTTTGCTTATTCCACCCCACCAGTTTTTTGGCTGCTTGAGCTACTACCGCTGACTTTTTTTCCTGACCCCAAGGGTTAACTGCTAAAATGGGCTTTGCGAACGAAACAGCCCCTTCAATCTCTTTTTGAATCCAAGTGCTGTAGTTTGCATACATTCCGGTTGGAATCACCACCACATCCGACAGTGTTATCTTTGTATAGATTGCCCCCCGGAGCTGGGCCTCGCTATTTGCGAAGTGGATCGGATCGCTTTTGGGAACGGAGAAATTTTCAAAGATCAAGGGAACGCCTGATACGTTCCAGTTCTCCTGAAATATCCAATTCGCGAGACTGTCGTAATGTCCCGAATATGACCACGAATGGCTGATGAATATCCGGACCTTATGCATCACTCCGCCGCCACGCTCCCACTCGCCGCACCGCCGGACCGCTCGCCAAACATATCCGGCCCCTCGTCCTCAACCTCGTTCGCCGCGACCGCCTTGGCCTTCTGGCGCGAGTCGAAGCTGGACCAGACGTCGTTCCAGTTGCCCTTGGTTGCGGCCTTCGAATATTCGGTC includes the following:
- a CDS encoding YdcH family protein yields the protein MFLVCFVGKGFLVLLSLGLSFPPPAPPASGRGVQVPLPLAGTRRGGEAPAVRGGPVFGNTPFPSPILDPKQIPRPQSRLGSSPHTTGRNLRCPQHTPHELHDAFPESAALIHDLKTSDAHFARLAEEYHTVNRAIHRIETEIEPTSDAHAESLKKQRLALGDEIAAMLAKAGAAA
- a CDS encoding DUF559 domain-containing protein, with protein sequence MTDWEPRDTQRARALRSAATPAERALWRHLSRRQTGGAKFSRQLPVGRYYADFLCRELALVVECDGFSHDLRPEHDAHRDAFMRRAGYTVLRFANADVLGNTEGVVYMIAAEVERLRSLRGQRSVSDGCQAHPQPLPPAGGE
- a CDS encoding excalibur calcium-binding domain-containing protein; its protein translation is MMSPAERAAIEGSVTYSGCDEVRALGRAPIHEGEPGYRVTMDGDADGVACEPWR
- a CDS encoding TIR domain-containing protein, with product MMHKVRIFISHSWSYSGHYDSLANWIFQENWNVSGVPLIFENFSVPKSDPIHFANSEAQLRGAIYTKITLSDVVVIPTGMYANYSTWIQKEIEGAVSFAKPILAVNPWGQEKKSAVVAQAAKKLVGWNKQSVIDGIWNLYCGN